In one Sporanaerobacter acetigenes DSM 13106 genomic region, the following are encoded:
- a CDS encoding PucR family transcriptional regulator has translation MSRQNGITVEDMLKLEVMEDCKIVAGFKGIRNTISKVNIMADPDIIDWVQEGEFLLTTAYSFKKDDAEEQKRLIKECSRKKLAGIGIKIYPYLDSLPEEVINLADHLDFPIIDIYYSIPLSNIMTEALKEIFNKQASLLERIEKVHEEYMNAMLEGNGIGELALIVSENIKNPVYLSLDFCNENVEIFDGVDEDIKEFFRKDIKKFYEPISTRSSLKRLEESKVLINGKYIKRMIMPIIVKDNIYGHIFTWAINTPLGGFDLSILESASTAIALGVLQELSVKEVEIRYRSEFFEDLISTDLKRKKKALERAHFFNLNYNDIYIIEVMSFKFILNKGEEFFVDYVQDYVNKVVSIIEDIISNLELHGIVASKMSGIQILLGFEKQGTEQDKLKEFNDLLERELSKKFENMEFKIGVGRAYKGLEDVNKSFSDALKTIRTGKVLTDKRVVTYDELGIFKILCQDFLTEELEDFYNGTLKSLADYDKKKSTELVKTLESYFEHNGNLKKMSDALYTHYNTILYRINRINEITGMNLDDPNDRLNLEIALKIKELLVK, from the coding sequence ATGTCTAGGCAAAATGGCATCACTGTTGAAGATATGCTTAAACTAGAAGTAATGGAAGATTGCAAAATAGTGGCTGGATTTAAAGGTATTAGAAATACTATTTCTAAAGTCAATATCATGGCAGATCCAGATATAATTGACTGGGTTCAGGAGGGAGAGTTTTTGCTGACTACTGCTTATTCTTTTAAAAAGGATGATGCAGAAGAACAAAAGAGACTTATAAAAGAATGTTCCAGAAAAAAGCTAGCGGGAATTGGTATTAAAATTTATCCTTATCTTGACAGCCTTCCTGAAGAGGTCATAAATTTGGCAGACCATTTGGATTTTCCTATAATAGATATTTATTATTCTATACCGCTATCTAATATAATGACAGAAGCACTGAAAGAAATATTTAACAAACAAGCTTCTCTTTTGGAGAGAATTGAAAAAGTTCACGAAGAATATATGAATGCTATGCTTGAAGGAAACGGTATAGGGGAATTAGCTTTAATAGTTTCCGAAAACATAAAGAATCCTGTTTATTTGTCTCTAGATTTTTGCAATGAGAATGTAGAGATATTTGATGGAGTAGATGAAGATATAAAAGAATTTTTTAGAAAAGATATAAAAAAATTTTATGAGCCAATTTCTACAAGAAGTAGTTTGAAAAGACTTGAGGAGAGCAAAGTACTTATAAATGGGAAGTATATAAAGCGAATGATTATGCCAATTATAGTTAAAGATAATATATATGGTCATATATTCACTTGGGCTATAAACACACCTTTGGGTGGTTTTGATTTATCTATACTTGAAAGTGCTTCTACTGCCATTGCCTTAGGAGTATTGCAAGAATTGTCAGTAAAAGAAGTAGAAATTAGATACAGATCAGAATTTTTTGAAGACCTTATTTCAACAGATTTAAAGAGAAAGAAAAAAGCATTGGAAAGGGCTCATTTTTTCAATTTAAATTATAATGATATATATATTATAGAAGTAATGAGTTTTAAATTTATTTTAAATAAGGGAGAAGAATTTTTTGTTGATTATGTTCAAGATTATGTGAACAAAGTTGTTTCTATTATTGAAGATATTATTTCAAATTTGGAATTACACGGAATAGTAGCTAGTAAAATGAGTGGTATACAGATTTTATTGGGATTTGAAAAACAAGGTACAGAACAAGATAAACTAAAGGAATTTAACGATTTATTGGAACGGGAATTGTCTAAAAAATTTGAAAATATGGAATTTAAGATTGGAGTGGGACGAGCTTATAAAGGACTGGAAGATGTAAATAAAAGTTTTTCAGATGCTTTAAAGACTATTAGAACAGGAAAAGTATTGACAGATAAAAGAGTTGTTACTTATGATGAATTGGGGATATTCAAGATTCTTTGTCAAGATTTTTTGACTGAAGAATTGGAGGATTTCTACAATGGCACATTAAAATCTTTGGCTGATTATGATAAGAAAAAATCTACAGAACTTGTAAAGACTTTAGAATCTTATTTTGAACATAATGGGAATTTAAAGAAAATGTCAGATGCATTATATACTCACTACAATACTATTCTCTATAGAATAAACAGAATAAATGAAATCACTGGAATGAATTTAGATGATCCAAATGATAGATTGAATCTTGAAATTGCACTGAAGATAAAAGAACTACTTGTGAAATAA
- a CDS encoding cyclodeaminase/cyclohydrolase family protein, with translation MLIEKNVKDFVSQVASNEPAPGGGSVSALVGSLGAALTSMVGNLTVGRKAYEKLDGDKKNELNENLVKVQASIERLNNYVDEDTLSFNKVMVAFKMPKETEEEKNARKEAIENATKEALEVPLGCAKECLEVLKLQKTFALYGNQNAITDVGVGALLAYAGLEGALLNVKINLGGLKDEKYVDNIQNEIDRILGEGKELKEELLKIVYEKLG, from the coding sequence ATGTTAATTGAAAAAAATGTAAAGGATTTTGTAAGCCAAGTTGCAAGCAATGAACCCGCTCCAGGAGGCGGCAGTGTTTCTGCATTGGTTGGTAGCCTAGGTGCCGCTTTGACTAGTATGGTTGGAAATTTAACTGTTGGTAGAAAAGCTTATGAAAAATTAGATGGAGATAAAAAAAATGAATTAAATGAAAATTTAGTTAAAGTTCAAGCTTCTATTGAGAGACTTAACAATTATGTTGATGAAGATACCTTATCTTTCAATAAAGTCATGGTTGCATTTAAGATGCCAAAGGAAACAGAAGAAGAAAAAAATGCAAGAAAAGAAGCCATTGAAAATGCTACTAAGGAAGCCTTAGAAGTACCTTTAGGGTGTGCAAAAGAGTGTTTGGAAGTATTAAAACTTCAGAAAACCTTTGCATTGTATGGAAATCAAAATGCAATAACTGATGTAGGCGTAGGAGCGTTACTTGCTTATGCAGGATTAGAGGGAGCGTTGCTCAATGTAAAAATAAATCTTGGTGGATTGAAAGATGAGAAATATGTAGATAATATACAAAATGAAATAGATAGGATATTGGGAGAAGGAAAAGAATTAAAAGAAGAACTACTGAAAATTGTCTATGAAAAATTAGGCTAA
- a CDS encoding formate/nitrite transporter family protein, with translation MLTPREIALKTIESGVKKGKLSIFEKLLLSIFAGMFIGFGAYGSLTVMQSLGNLDLGLMKFLGAVVFPVGLMFVIIAGGELFTGNNLMTMALLDKKITFKEMFSNWIIVYVGNFIGSVFLAFLISKTGLANENISELAVSTAIGKANLSISQALIRGFLCNILVVLAVWMATGAKDIGSKILAIWFPIMLFVLMGYEHSVANMFYIPLGKFLGANISWPKMWTGNLIPVTLGNILGGGIFIPFVYYIVYVYLDK, from the coding sequence ATGCTTACGCCAAGAGAAATAGCACTAAAAACTATTGAATCAGGAGTTAAAAAAGGAAAATTATCAATTTTTGAAAAACTTTTATTGAGTATATTTGCAGGAATGTTTATAGGTTTTGGTGCCTATGGAAGTTTAACTGTCATGCAGTCTTTGGGTAATTTAGATTTGGGACTTATGAAATTTTTGGGGGCTGTAGTTTTTCCAGTAGGTCTTATGTTTGTTATAATTGCTGGTGGCGAATTGTTTACAGGAAATAATCTTATGACAATGGCACTATTAGATAAGAAAATTACATTTAAAGAGATGTTCTCAAATTGGATAATAGTTTATGTAGGCAATTTCATAGGTTCTGTATTTTTAGCATTTTTGATTTCTAAAACTGGATTGGCAAATGAAAATATAAGTGAATTAGCTGTATCTACAGCTATAGGTAAAGCCAATTTGTCAATCAGTCAAGCTTTAATAAGGGGATTTTTGTGTAATATCTTAGTTGTATTAGCTGTATGGATGGCTACAGGAGCTAAAGATATTGGCTCAAAAATACTTGCCATATGGTTTCCTATAATGCTCTTTGTACTTATGGGATATGAACATAGTGTAGCAAATATGTTTTATATTCCTTTGGGGAAATTTTTAGGAGCAAATATTTCGTGGCCCAAAATGTGGACAGGAAATTTAATTCCTGTGACATTAGGGAATATTTTAGGTGGAGGAATTTTTATACCTTTTGTATACTATATAGTCTATGTTTATTTAGACAAGTAG
- a CDS encoding alanine/glycine:cation symporter family protein — MTFEGIIKTVNDYLWGYILIFLLVGTGIYFSIKLRFPQIRQINRGMKQVFGGIFKKGEKADKDGMTSFQALATAIAAQVGTGNLAGVATAIASGGPGAIFWMWISAFFGMSTIFAEAVLAQIYKEKIDGEITGGPAYYISKGAKSKGLAVFFSIAIIIALGFVGNMVQSNSIAAAANRAFGINKIWIGIFTAIVAGMILIGGITRIASFTELVVPFMAVLYIVGSLIIIIINYRQIIPAFRSIFVGAFSPQAIAGGVLGVTIKEAIRYGVSRGLFSNEAGMGSTPHAHAVAKVNHPGEQGLVAMVGVFIDTVVICTMTALVIITTGVYTSGATGPELTQMAFTAGFGKYGNPFIAISLFFFAFSTIIGWYFFGEANIRFLFGKGGIKYYRIIVLLFVVFGSILEVELVWSIADMFNGLMIIPNLIALFILSSKVSESLKDFESKI; from the coding sequence ATGACTTTTGAAGGTATTATAAAAACGGTTAATGACTATTTATGGGGATATATACTTATTTTTTTACTTGTTGGAACAGGAATATATTTTTCTATAAAACTTAGGTTTCCTCAAATAAGACAAATAAATAGAGGTATGAAGCAAGTATTTGGTGGGATTTTTAAAAAAGGTGAAAAAGCAGATAAAGATGGTATGACGTCTTTTCAGGCTCTAGCCACAGCTATAGCTGCCCAAGTTGGGACAGGAAACTTGGCAGGTGTAGCTACAGCCATAGCTTCAGGAGGGCCAGGAGCCATATTTTGGATGTGGATAAGTGCTTTTTTTGGTATGTCAACAATTTTTGCTGAGGCTGTGCTGGCTCAAATTTATAAGGAAAAAATTGATGGTGAAATAACAGGAGGGCCAGCTTATTATATAAGTAAAGGAGCAAAGAGTAAAGGATTGGCGGTGTTTTTCTCTATAGCAATCATAATTGCTCTAGGATTTGTAGGGAATATGGTTCAGTCAAATTCCATAGCTGCAGCTGCTAATAGAGCTTTTGGAATAAATAAAATATGGATAGGAATATTTACAGCAATTGTAGCTGGAATGATTTTAATTGGAGGGATAACTAGAATAGCTTCTTTTACTGAATTGGTAGTACCATTTATGGCAGTATTATATATTGTAGGTAGTTTAATAATAATAATAATAAATTATAGACAAATAATACCCGCATTTAGATCAATTTTTGTAGGAGCTTTTAGTCCCCAAGCAATTGCAGGAGGGGTTTTGGGCGTGACAATAAAAGAGGCTATTAGGTATGGAGTTTCGAGAGGACTATTTTCAAATGAAGCTGGAATGGGTTCCACACCTCATGCTCATGCAGTAGCAAAGGTGAATCATCCTGGAGAACAAGGTCTTGTTGCTATGGTAGGTGTTTTTATAGATACTGTAGTCATTTGTACAATGACGGCTCTTGTAATAATAACTACGGGAGTTTATACTTCTGGAGCTACAGGGCCAGAACTTACTCAAATGGCTTTCACAGCAGGGTTTGGGAAATATGGGAATCCATTTATAGCTATAAGTTTATTTTTCTTTGCTTTTTCTACTATTATTGGTTGGTATTTTTTTGGAGAAGCAAATATAAGATTTTTATTTGGAAAAGGCGGAATAAAATATTATAGAATAATAGTGCTTTTGTTTGTAGTATTTGGTTCGATTTTGGAAGTGGAACTTGTTTGGAGTATTGCTGATATGTTTAATGGATTGATGATCATTCCAAACCTCATTGCATTGTTTATTTTAAGTTCAAAAGTTTCAGAATCCCTTAAAGATTTTGAATCCAAGATATGA
- a CDS encoding alanine/glycine:cation symporter family protein, translated as MVFEKIIGITNKILWDYLLIFLLVGVGVYYTFKLKFVQVRKLHPAMKQVFGGIFKKSEKADNDGMTSFQALATAIAAQVGTGNLAGVATAIISGGPGAIFWMWVSAFFGMATIFAEAVLAQTYKEKVDGEITGGPAYYISKGLKNRGLAVFFSIAIIIALGFVGNMVQSNSIAAAMNNAFDVSKVLIGVIIAFLTFLIFTGGMSRIASFTEKVVPFMALLYIVGSIIIVLMNYKNIGPAFGMIFKGAFSPKAVAGGVFGVSMKQAVRFGVSKGLFSNEAGMGSTPHAHAVAKVNHPAEQGLVAIAGVVIDTLVICTLTALVILTTGVYISGATGPVLTQMAFTAAFGKYGNPFIAISLFFFAFSTIIGWYFFGEANVKFLFGESGIKYYRFLVIIFLVLGSTLEVQLVWDMADTFNGLMVIPNVIALFALGSKVKDSLSNYEKIKN; from the coding sequence ATGGTTTTTGAAAAAATCATAGGAATAACTAACAAAATTTTATGGGATTATCTTTTGATTTTCTTATTGGTTGGAGTAGGGGTATACTATACTTTTAAACTCAAATTTGTTCAAGTAAGAAAACTACATCCTGCCATGAAGCAAGTATTTGGTGGAATTTTTAAAAAAAGTGAAAAAGCAGATAATGATGGTATGACTTCTTTTCAAGCTTTAGCTACAGCTATAGCTGCCCAAGTTGGGACAGGAAACTTGGCAGGTGTAGCTACAGCCATAATATCAGGTGGTCCAGGAGCTATATTCTGGATGTGGGTAAGTGCTTTCTTTGGCATGGCGACAATTTTTGCAGAGGCTGTGTTGGCGCAAACGTACAAAGAAAAAGTTGATGGTGAGATAACAGGAGGACCTGCTTATTACATAAGCAAAGGATTAAAAAATAGGGGACTAGCAGTATTTTTTTCTATAGCAATTATAATTGCTTTAGGATTTGTGGGGAATATGGTTCAATCAAATTCCATAGCTGCAGCTATGAACAATGCTTTTGATGTTTCAAAAGTTTTGATTGGTGTAATAATTGCCTTCCTAACATTTTTGATATTTACTGGTGGAATGTCCAGAATAGCTTCATTTACTGAAAAGGTAGTACCATTTATGGCTTTATTGTATATAGTTGGAAGTATAATAATTGTTTTAATGAATTATAAAAATATTGGACCAGCTTTTGGAATGATATTTAAAGGAGCTTTTAGCCCTAAAGCAGTTGCGGGAGGAGTCTTTGGTGTTTCAATGAAGCAAGCTGTAAGATTTGGTGTTTCAAAAGGACTATTTTCAAATGAAGCTGGAATGGGTTCTACACCTCATGCTCATGCAGTAGCAAAGGTAAATCATCCAGCAGAACAAGGTCTTGTTGCAATAGCTGGAGTTGTCATTGATACTTTGGTTATTTGTACTTTGACTGCGTTGGTTATACTTACAACAGGAGTTTATATTTCTGGAGCTACAGGTCCAGTACTTACGCAAATGGCTTTCACTGCAGCATTTGGGAAATATGGGAATCCATTTATAGCTATAAGTTTATTTTTCTTTGCTTTTTCTACTATTATTGGTTGGTATTTTTTTGGAGAGGCAAATGTAAAGTTTTTATTTGGAGAAAGTGGAATTAAATATTATAGATTTCTGGTTATTATATTTTTAGTATTAGGTTCAACATTAGAAGTACAACTTGTATGGGATATGGCAGATACATTTAATGGACTTATGGTTATTCCAAATGTCATTGCCTTATTTGCTTTAGGTTCAAAAGTAAAAGATTCTTTATCTAATTATGAAAAAATTAAAAATTAG
- a CDS encoding NADH-dependent [FeFe] hydrogenase, group A6, with product MITVNIDGKDLQVPENYTVLKACREAGINIPTLCFLEGINEVGACRLCLVEVEGQRTLKASCVLPTSEGMVIKTNTKRVRDARKLNLELILSNHNRECTTCDRNHKCELQRLAEELGIRDIRFEGAKTIRSVDTSSPSIVRDPTKCILCGRCVSVCEKVQGVSVIGFRDRGFDTTVGPIFDKGLAEVACINCGQCVVNCPVGALKEKENIDLVWEALDNPKKHVVVQTAPAVRAALGEEFDFPIGTRVTGKMAAALRRLGFDKVFDTDFAADLTIMEEGYELLNRLKNNGKLPMITSCSPGWIKYCEHYHPEFLDNLSTCKSPHEMLGAVIKTYYAEKNGIDPKDIFVVSIMPCTAKKFEAKREELSASGYQDVDVVLTTRELGKMIKQAGIDFMRLPDEDFDEVLGESTGASVIFGVTGGVMEAALRTVAEVVTGKKLEKIEFEEVRGLEGIKEAEIPLGDINVKLAVANSTGCANALLEKVKKGEAEYHFIEIMGCPGGCVNGGGQPFVSDLVRTNENYILKRANALYEEDEAKVIRKSHENPMIQKIYEEYFGEPNSHKAHEILHTHYVKRPKYID from the coding sequence ATGATTACTGTAAATATAGATGGAAAAGATCTACAAGTACCAGAGAATTATACAGTTCTTAAAGCTTGTAGAGAAGCGGGTATAAATATACCTACATTATGTTTTCTGGAAGGAATAAATGAAGTAGGAGCTTGTAGGCTTTGTTTAGTTGAAGTTGAAGGTCAAAGAACTCTTAAAGCTTCATGTGTTCTACCCACAAGTGAAGGCATGGTTATCAAGACTAATACTAAGAGAGTAAGAGATGCAAGAAAGTTAAATTTGGAATTGATTTTATCAAATCACAATAGAGAATGTACAACTTGTGATAGAAATCATAAATGTGAACTTCAACGACTTGCTGAAGAACTAGGTATAAGAGATATTAGATTTGAAGGGGCAAAAACTATAAGATCTGTTGATACTTCTTCTCCTTCTATAGTAAGAGATCCTACAAAGTGTATACTTTGTGGCAGATGCGTAAGTGTTTGCGAAAAAGTTCAAGGAGTAAGTGTCATAGGTTTTAGAGATAGAGGTTTTGATACTACAGTAGGGCCTATATTTGATAAAGGATTAGCCGAAGTAGCTTGTATAAATTGTGGTCAATGTGTAGTTAATTGCCCTGTAGGAGCATTAAAGGAAAAGGAAAATATAGATTTGGTTTGGGAAGCATTGGATAACCCTAAAAAGCATGTAGTAGTTCAAACAGCTCCAGCAGTTAGAGCTGCACTAGGGGAAGAATTTGATTTTCCAATAGGGACTAGAGTGACAGGGAAAATGGCCGCTGCTTTAAGACGTCTTGGATTTGACAAGGTATTTGACACAGATTTTGCTGCAGACTTGACTATAATGGAAGAAGGATACGAGCTTCTTAATAGACTTAAAAATAACGGAAAACTTCCTATGATTACTTCATGCTCACCAGGATGGATTAAATACTGTGAGCACTATCATCCTGAATTTTTAGACAATCTATCTACTTGTAAATCTCCTCATGAAATGTTAGGTGCTGTAATAAAGACTTATTATGCTGAGAAAAATGGAATAGATCCAAAAGATATATTTGTAGTTTCAATAATGCCATGTACTGCTAAAAAGTTTGAAGCTAAAAGAGAAGAATTGAGTGCTTCTGGATATCAAGATGTAGATGTAGTTCTTACAACTAGAGAACTAGGAAAGATGATTAAACAAGCTGGAATAGATTTTATGAGACTTCCAGATGAAGATTTTGACGAAGTATTAGGAGAATCTACTGGAGCCAGTGTTATATTTGGAGTTACAGGTGGGGTCATGGAGGCAGCTCTAAGAACTGTAGCAGAAGTAGTTACGGGAAAGAAACTTGAGAAAATAGAATTTGAGGAAGTTAGAGGATTAGAAGGAATAAAAGAAGCAGAAATACCTCTAGGTGATATAAACGTGAAATTGGCAGTAGCAAATAGTACTGGTTGTGCGAATGCTTTGCTTGAAAAGGTAAAGAAAGGGGAAGCAGAATATCATTTTATTGAAATAATGGGTTGCCCTGGCGGCTGTGTAAATGGTGGAGGGCAGCCATTTGTCAGTGATTTAGTGAGAACTAATGAAAATTATATTTTAAAGAGAGCTAATGCATTGTATGAAGAAGATGAAGCAAAAGTCATAAGAAAATCTCATGAAAATCCTATGATACAAAAAATTTATGAAGAATATTTTGGAGAACCAAATAGTCACAAAGCTCATGAAATTCTCCATACTCATTATGTAAAAAGACCTAAGTATATAGATTAA
- the nuoF gene encoding NADH-quinone oxidoreductase subunit NuoF, which produces MNLYRAHVLVCGGTGCHSSNSDKIKQKMEDRIKEKGLENEVKVVMTGCFGLCESGPNVVVYPEGVFYSHVKLSDVDEIVDEHLLKGRIVKRLLFKEAVEENVIKSVNEVDFYKKQTRVALRNCGIIDPENIDEYIAYDGYQALAKALTKMTRDEVIQVVKDSGLRGRGGAGFPTGLKWDFTKKADGDKKYVVCNADEGDPGAFMDRSILEGDPHSILEAMTIAGYAIGSDQGFVYIRAEYPIAVKRLQIAINQAREYGLLGENILNSGFNFDIELRLGAGAFVCGEETALIESIEGKRGMPRNKPPFPANEGLWGKPTLINNVETYANIPVIFQRGVDWFRSIGTEKSPGTKVFALGGKIENTGLVEIPMGTTLRDIIYGIGGGIPKGKEFKAVQTGGPSGGCIPKKYLDTPVDYESLTKLGSIMGSGGMIVMDEDNCMVDIARFFLDFTVDESCGKCTACRIGTRRMLEILEKITSGKGEPGDIEKLEELANNIKDSALCGLGQTAPNPVISTLKYFRDEYEAHVYEKRCPSGHCRKLLTFVIREDLCKGCGLCKRNCPNDAITGEVRETHVIDPEKCIKCGTCIEKCPFGAIEKR; this is translated from the coding sequence ATGAATTTATATAGAGCTCATGTTCTAGTCTGTGGAGGAACTGGTTGTCACTCTTCGAATTCAGATAAGATAAAACAAAAAATGGAAGATAGAATAAAAGAAAAAGGACTAGAAAACGAAGTAAAAGTTGTTATGACAGGTTGTTTTGGATTGTGTGAATCTGGACCCAATGTGGTAGTTTATCCAGAAGGGGTTTTTTATAGTCATGTGAAACTTAGTGATGTAGATGAAATAGTAGATGAACATTTGCTAAAAGGTAGAATTGTAAAGAGATTGTTGTTTAAAGAAGCTGTTGAAGAAAATGTTATAAAATCTGTCAATGAAGTTGATTTTTATAAAAAGCAAACTAGAGTAGCATTAAGAAACTGCGGAATTATTGACCCGGAAAATATTGATGAATATATTGCTTATGATGGATATCAAGCCTTGGCTAAGGCTCTAACTAAGATGACTAGGGATGAAGTGATTCAAGTAGTTAAGGATTCAGGACTTAGAGGAAGAGGGGGAGCTGGATTTCCAACAGGGCTTAAGTGGGATTTTACAAAGAAAGCTGATGGAGATAAAAAATATGTAGTATGTAATGCAGATGAAGGGGATCCTGGAGCATTTATGGATAGAAGTATTCTTGAAGGCGATCCTCATTCAATATTGGAAGCTATGACTATTGCGGGATATGCTATTGGTTCAGATCAGGGATTTGTCTATATTAGAGCTGAATACCCTATAGCTGTTAAGAGACTTCAAATAGCTATAAATCAGGCTAGAGAATATGGACTTCTTGGGGAAAATATTTTGAATTCTGGATTTAACTTTGATATAGAATTGAGGCTTGGAGCGGGAGCATTTGTATGTGGAGAAGAAACTGCTCTTATAGAATCTATAGAAGGTAAAAGGGGTATGCCAAGGAATAAGCCACCATTTCCAGCTAATGAAGGACTTTGGGGAAAACCAACTTTAATCAATAATGTAGAGACTTATGCAAATATTCCTGTTATTTTCCAAAGAGGCGTAGATTGGTTTAGAAGTATTGGCACAGAAAAATCCCCAGGAACTAAAGTATTTGCGTTGGGAGGTAAAATAGAAAATACTGGTTTGGTAGAAATCCCGATGGGCACTACTTTAAGGGATATAATATATGGAATAGGCGGAGGAATACCAAAAGGAAAAGAGTTTAAAGCTGTTCAAACTGGAGGCCCTTCAGGAGGATGTATTCCTAAAAAATATTTAGATACACCTGTTGATTATGAATCATTGACAAAGCTTGGCTCTATAATGGGTTCTGGTGGAATGATAGTTATGGATGAAGACAATTGTATGGTAGATATAGCTAGATTTTTCTTGGATTTCACTGTGGATGAATCTTGTGGAAAGTGTACGGCTTGTAGAATTGGCACGAGAAGGATGCTAGAAATACTTGAGAAAATTACCTCAGGGAAAGGGGAACCTGGAGATATTGAGAAACTTGAAGAATTGGCAAATAATATAAAAGATTCTGCTCTTTGCGGACTAGGTCAGACAGCACCAAATCCAGTTATATCTACATTGAAATATTTTAGAGATGAATATGAAGCTCATGTATATGAAAAGAGATGTCCTTCAGGTCACTGTAGAAAATTGCTTACCTTTGTCATTAGAGAAGATTTATGTAAAGGTTGTGGATTATGTAAGAGAAATTGTCCAAATGATGCTATAACGGGAGAAGTCAGAGAAACTCATGTTATTGATCCGGAGAAATGTATTAAATGTGGTACATGTATAGAAAAATGTCCATTTGGAGCTATAGAAAAGAGATAA
- a CDS encoding (2Fe-2S) ferredoxin domain-containing protein, with the protein MKSIEELNKIREESLAKMNLRTDKERIRIVVGMATCGISAGARPVLTALLEEVSKRKLENVVVSQTGCIGLCRLEPIVEVYEPGKEKVTYIEMTPEKARRVVAQHIVNGNVVNEYTIGSYKSE; encoded by the coding sequence TTGAAAAGTATTGAGGAATTAAACAAGATAAGAGAAGAGTCTCTAGCAAAGATGAATTTAAGAACGGATAAAGAGAGAATAAGAATAGTTGTAGGTATGGCAACTTGTGGTATTTCAGCAGGAGCAAGACCTGTTTTGACTGCGCTATTAGAAGAAGTTTCCAAAAGGAAGCTAGAGAATGTTGTAGTAAGTCAGACAGGATGTATTGGCTTATGTAGGCTAGAACCAATAGTTGAAGTGTATGAACCAGGAAAGGAAAAAGTAACTTATATAGAGATGACTCCTGAAAAGGCTAGAAGAGTAGTAGCCCAGCATATAGTAAATGGAAACGTTGTCAATGAGTACACTATAGGTTCATATAAAAGTGAATAA
- the nuoE gene encoding NADH-quinone oxidoreductase subunit NuoE, with the protein MGLNFDWEKNKEKIHELELFIEENKDKKGALMPVLHEAQDIFGYLPLEVQNIISEGLNTPLSEVYGVATFYSKFSLIPKGEYTIGVCLGTACYVKGSQEILDKVQELLNIKVGETTADGKFSLQATRCLGACGLAPVMVINDEVYGRLTPDAVEGILEKYK; encoded by the coding sequence ATGGGGTTAAATTTTGATTGGGAAAAAAATAAAGAAAAAATTCATGAATTAGAATTATTTATCGAAGAAAATAAAGATAAAAAAGGTGCACTTATGCCAGTTCTTCATGAAGCCCAGGATATTTTTGGCTATCTCCCACTTGAAGTTCAAAATATTATTTCTGAAGGATTAAACACGCCCTTGTCAGAAGTATATGGAGTAGCTACTTTTTATTCTAAGTTTTCACTAATACCTAAAGGCGAGTATACTATAGGAGTTTGTCTAGGTACTGCTTGTTATGTAAAAGGTTCCCAGGAAATATTGGACAAGGTTCAAGAACTTTTAAACATTAAAGTTGGAGAAACTACTGCTGATGGTAAGTTTTCATTGCAAGCTACTCGTTGTTTAGGAGCTTGTGGTTTGGCTCCTGTCATGGTTATAAATGATGAAGTTTATGGAAGATTAACTCCTGATGCTGTAGAAGGTATTCTTGAGAAGTATAAATAA